A stretch of DNA from Vicinamibacteria bacterium:
CTCCCCCCTGAGCCGGTACGTGGTTCAGGTCAAACGCGGCCGGGGCCTGGGGGACCGTATCCTCCAGCCCGTCCTCCTTGCCCATCGCGGTCTTCAACTCGTCCTGTTTTCGCTCAAGGATCACGAGCGCGCTCCCCACTTGGGCTTCCCATTCAGCCTGCTGCGGAGCCAGGAGGTCGCGGACGTCCACCCTACCGACGCTGGCGACCGCACCGACGAGACTTCGGAGGGTCCGCTCGGCTAGTTCGCGCTTTTGCCGTTGCGATGGTGGGGACGGGGAGCGCTCCGGTTTGGGCGGCCAAAGCCTTGCCACGTCCTTTCGCTCCGTCCGGGGGGTGACTCTGCCGTCGACTATAGCTTTCTCTAAGTCCAGCTCGTCCAGCCGTGACAGCTCGTAAAGGGTGTCCCAGTGCGGCGGCAAATGCGACGCATGCGTCGGATTTGCCAGAACCGCGTTCCGGGCCAACGCCATGAGCCGCTCGGCGGTGCGCACCGAGAACGGGAGCTCGCGCTCCACCCACTTCGCGAACTCCCCGTAGTCCACTAGATCCTTGGCCCTGTTAAGCTCTTGTCCGATGTCGACGTACGCCACAACCTGGTTTCTCCACAGGCTCTTGATGAGGGCGGTTTTCCCGCTCAAGTCGATGGTGTTAGTGGGTAGCTGCCCGAGGGGCATCCGGTCGCGATCTTGCGGCGCTGTCTGAGCGCTCTTCTTCTCAGTCCTGGTCTTCTTCAACACGAAACCCTCCTCGCCGATGGCCGGCGATTTGACGGAATGGGTTTCGCGCGAGACGTGGGGTTCTGTGCGCGCTGCTGCGGCGGCCCGCCTTGGCTTGTCCGACGGCGAGCCCAGGATGTCCTCGCTCGCCGTCGTTGATGGACCTTACCCCGACTTATGCCCTGCGCGTCCTGTGTCGCGCCCGGATGGGGCCGCCGAACCTCTACTTAGAGCCTAGCAGACCGGTTCGATGCGTCAAGAGAATTCGGACGTGGGGCTCGCTACGCGACTCTCTCATGGTCCGCCCACAGCTAGGCGGGCTAGCGGCCACGGAAGGCCGGTCGCGGGACGTTGGGCGGGCGCGGGGGCACGGAAACCTGCTACCCTTCCACAGGGGCATGCGGTCGCCAGGAAGCAGCAACGGCGAGGATGCAATCATCAGGCCCGCAAGGCCCAACGCTGAAGCCCTGAATCTCACCCATCGCGCTAGGGCACAGTCGCACGAGTAAAGGAGCGGAAAAATGGCTGGACCCAGGAAGGCCAGAGCCGACGGGAAACCCCCTGCTGCTGAAAAGAGGGCCTACTTCAAACAGGCGGACTTTCCGGAGGCGTCGCTTCAGCAAGCTCAAAAAATCGCGTCGGCTCTAGTAGACAACTATGCAGGCAAAGATGCGTCCCCGCCAGATCTCGCTCTGGTCCTCGGCATTAGTCCTACCGTGCGGTCATGGCCAACGCTGACTGGTAGCGCAATCGCCTACGGTTTGACCGAGGGCGGCGTCAACGCCAGCAAGATCAAGCTTCTGGGGCTCGGACGGAAGCTTGTTTCGCCTGAGGCTGAAGGTGAAGACCTAACGGCACGTCGCGAAGCGATCCTAAAGCCACGCATCCTGAGGGAATTTTTTGAGCGATACCGGCGAGCCAAGTTTCCAGTTGATGCCGTCGCGGGCAACGTACTTAAGAGTCTTGGATTGCCTCCCGAGCGGGTTGAGTCTGCGCTCGAAATCGTAAAAGCAAATGGCCGATACGCCGGCATCATTCGTGACACACCCACCGGGCCCTTCGTCAATTTGGACTCGCCGGGTGTACCCGCACCAACTGCCACACCTGAAATCGCCGAGCACGAGGATCATGCAGAACCCGAAAAGGTTGAGACGCCTCCTGGAGCCCAGGCAGGCGCACCGCCAAGGCCGGCACCGCCAACGCCCGGTTTCGATCCCAAGAGCAATCGCGTCTTCATCTCACACGGCAAACGGCACGGAATCGTTGGTCAATTGAAGGAACTCCTGACGTTCGGAAGTTTCGAACCGGTCGTATCCGTTGAACGAGAGTCCACCGCGATACCGGTTCCAGAAAAGGTGTTCGAGGATATGCGGTCATGCGGTGCTGGCGTGATCCACGTTGGGGCCGAAGGCAGCTACCTTGATCGAGACGGGAAGGAGCACTCGAAGATCAACGACAACGTGTTGATTGAGATCGGAGCCGCGATGGCTCTATACGGTAAGAAGGTCGTTCTTCTAGTAGAAAAGGGCGTCGCGCTCCCTTCAAACCTGCAAGGGCTTTACCGGTGTGACTTTGAGGGCGACCGGCTCGACTACGAATCAACCATGAAGTTGCTTAAGACCTTCAGCCAATTCCGCTAGTCCCGTTTGTTTCCAAGCGTGAAATCGAGAGCGTGCTCTATGCTACCCGCACAGAGCCTCGGACAATGAATAGCGGAATGTGGTTCGGGGTCCCGCTAAGGTCGCCACCCTTTTCCGTTCGCTGGAGCGAGCGTTTGGCAGCGTAGTACGATAGACCCGTGCGGGTCCTCCCTAGGCCGCCAGTCGCCGCAACAGCCCCCCGACCTTCTTGGAAAATCCCAAAGGGCAAATTGGCCTGAGAGCGGGGCGCGAGTCGCGTTGGGGCGTCGTCGTGGCCTGGGGCCTCGTCCTCGCCGCGGGGTTCCTCTCCCCCCGCTTCGTTCCTTTCGACATGGATGAGTTCAACGCCTACCACGCCCTGGGGTGCGCGGTCTATCCCCTGAGCCGGCAGTACCACGTCTACCGGGAGGGGTGCCAGGAGTACCGGCTGCGGCCGCCCCTGGTTCCGGTATTCCTCCCCCTGCGGTCCTATGTGTACGTGGGAAGCCTGCCCGTGGTGTCCTTCTACCCCTTCTGGCGCCTTTTCCGGGACCCCGTGGCGGTGCGCGTCCAGGGTGCGCTCTTCTTCCTGGTTGCCCTCCACCTCCTGGCTCGGCTCCTGGGCGTGGGCTTTCTGCGCGCCCTTCTGGCCGGGCTCGTCTTCCCCCTCTTCGCGGGCGCGTTCCTCGTAGATACGGGGCCGGTCGGTCTGTCCCTCATCCTGCTGCTGGGAGCCCTCCTCCTCATTCGCGCGTCAGGCGAGGCGAGCGACCCCGTCCGCCGAAACGCACGGGCCGCGGCCGCGGGCTTTTTGTGCTTCCTCGGGGTGTGGATCAAGCTCGTCTTCGTCTGGTGCCTTCCCGCGCTGATCGTCGCCATCGCCGCGCGGGCCTACCGAGGGCGTGCACCCCGGACCGAGGCGCCCCCCCACCCCTCCCAGGCGGTGGGCGCTTTCCTGGCCGCCTGGATCTTGCCCACGGCCTGGCTCCTCTCCTCCGTCACCGCGGAGGGCACCCCCTACTACGAGATCCTGCGCCAGGGCCGCTTCTCGCTCGAGCCGGAGGCGGTGGGGTCGGTGGCGGCGGGCCTGGCCGCCTACCTGAGCAACGGCTCCTCGGTCGTCCCCCGTTCCATGCTGTGGCCCCCGAGCGGGCTGGACCTCCTTCCCGCCCTCCTGAGCCTGGGGCTACTGGCCGTGGGCCTGGCCAGCCCCCGACGCCGGGACGTCCTCTCCTGGTTGGCCGCGGCGCTCCTCACCTTTGGGGTCACCATCCTGAGCGGGCGCGCCCTGGCCGCCCATCACCTGGCGTTCGCGCTCGCCTTCCTGATCTTGGCCCTCGCCTCCGCCCTCGGGCCCCCGGGCCAAAACCGGATCCCGGCCGGGGCGGGCGCCCTCCTTGTCGGGCTCTTCTGGGCCTCCCTCCTCTGGCGCGCGCCCGGCGTGCTCGTAGACCCGCGGAGCAACTTCGCCAAGGACCGCCTCCTGGCCTGGGTGCGGGAGTCCGGCCTCGACCGGAGCACCATCCAGCTCCACGCCTCCTGGGGCACCTACTACATCGCCCACCTCTTCGGCGACCCCGCCCAGGCCGTGCTCTTCAGCCGGAAGTTCGCGCGCGATCCGGGCTATTTGGCCCAAGCCCGCGAGCTCGCCCAGAGCCAGGGCCGGGGGATCCTCCTCATCACGGGCGAGCCGGAACGTCTAGAGAAGGATGTGGTGGAGGGCGCCTTGGGGCCACCCCTCGCCACCTACCGCTTCGACAACTGGTCGGCCTGGGAATACTTGAAGTGAGGAACGCTTCCTAACGCCGGCGGCGGTGCCGGTAGCCTCCGCCCCCGCGGCTTGGGGGCGGGGCGAGCCGGGCCTGCTCCTCGTCGTCCGCCTCCGCCGCCGGGGCCTGGAAGTACCGGCGCAGGAGCAGGGCCAGGATCCGGTCCCGGTGCTCGTGATCGGACACCCGGCGGGCGATGGGGGCAAACTCCGCGAAGTCTTCCAGGGGGAGGGTCTGGCCCTCTGCGGCCAGCCGGGTCACGATCCGCTCCTCCTTGCGGGCCTGCACCTCTTGATCCGACGGCACCGCGAGCTCCCCCACCTCCACGTGGTACCGCTTGACCAGGCGGTTGAAGTTCATGAGGTCGTGGGCGGAGACGAGGCTGATCGCCCGCCCGCTCTTCCCCACCCGTCCGGTGCGGCCCGCGCGGTGGATGTACTGTTCGGGGGAGTCGGGGGTGGAGAAGATGAAGACGTGGGAGAGATCCTCGATGTCGATCCCCCGCGAGGCCACGTCGGTGGTGACCAGGTGGCGGATCTCCCCTCCCTTGAAACGGGCCATGACCGTTTCCCGCTTGCGCTGGGGCAAGTCGGAGGAGAGCATGGCCGCGGGCAGGCCCTTGCCGGCGAGGAAGGTGTATACGAGCCGGGTCTCCTCCCGGGTGTTGCAGAAGACCATGGAGGAGGCGGGGTTCTCGTACTCCAACAGCTTGTAGAGGGTGCCCTCCTTGTGGAGCTTGGGGGTCAGGCAATAGAGGTGCTGGACCTCTTTAACGTAGATCTGGTCCTCGGAGAGCAGCACCCACTCGGGATCGGCGAGGTAGTGATAGATGAGACCGCGGATGCCCAGGGGGACGGTGGCCGAGAAGAGCAGGGTCTGCCGTTCGGCGGGCATGTATTCCATGATCTGGCCCATCTCCACCGCGAAGCCCATGTCCAGCATGCGGTCGGCCTCGTCGAGGACCAGCATCTTGACGCTGTCGAAGCGCAGGGTCTTGC
This window harbors:
- a CDS encoding DEAD/DEAH box helicase gives rise to the protein MEIAAPVSKGTFAALDLSAETLASLEAKGYAAPTDVQAETIPRAMTGRDLVVQSRTGTGKTAAFGIPMVEKVEAGREGVQAVVLAPTRELALQVSQEIAEIGRGRGVKVEVIYGGDSMDRQLEGIRAGAHVIVGTPGRVLDHLRRKTLRFDSVKMLVLDEADRMLDMGFAVEMGQIMEYMPAERQTLLFSATVPLGIRGLIYHYLADPEWVLLSEDQIYVKEVQHLYCLTPKLHKEGTLYKLLEYENPASSMVFCNTREETRLVYTFLAGKGLPAAMLSSDLPQRKRETVMARFKGGEIRHLVTTDVASRGIDIEDLSHVFIFSTPDSPEQYIHRAGRTGRVGKSGRAISLVSAHDLMNFNRLVKRYHVEVGELAVPSDQEVQARKEERIVTRLAAEGQTLPLEDFAEFAPIARRVSDHEHRDRILALLLRRYFQAPAAEADDEEQARLAPPPSRGGGGYRHRRRR
- a CDS encoding TIR domain-containing protein, with protein sequence MAGPRKARADGKPPAAEKRAYFKQADFPEASLQQAQKIASALVDNYAGKDASPPDLALVLGISPTVRSWPTLTGSAIAYGLTEGGVNASKIKLLGLGRKLVSPEAEGEDLTARREAILKPRILREFFERYRRAKFPVDAVAGNVLKSLGLPPERVESALEIVKANGRYAGIIRDTPTGPFVNLDSPGVPAPTATPEIAEHEDHAEPEKVETPPGAQAGAPPRPAPPTPGFDPKSNRVFISHGKRHGIVGQLKELLTFGSFEPVVSVERESTAIPVPEKVFEDMRSCGAGVIHVGAEGSYLDRDGKEHSKINDNVLIEIGAAMALYGKKVVLLVEKGVALPSNLQGLYRCDFEGDRLDYESTMKLLKTFSQFR
- a CDS encoding DUF3102 domain-containing protein yields the protein MLKKTRTEKKSAQTAPQDRDRMPLGQLPTNTIDLSGKTALIKSLWRNQVVAYVDIGQELNRAKDLVDYGEFAKWVERELPFSVRTAERLMALARNAVLANPTHASHLPPHWDTLYELSRLDELDLEKAIVDGRVTPRTERKDVARLWPPKPERSPSPPSQRQKRELAERTLRSLVGAVASVGRVDVRDLLAPQQAEWEAQVGSALVILERKQDELKTAMGKEDGLEDTVPQAPAAFDLNHVPAQGGAAL